In Kryptolebias marmoratus isolate JLee-2015 linkage group LG20, ASM164957v2, whole genome shotgun sequence, a genomic segment contains:
- the prtfdc1b gene encoding phosphoribosyltransferase domain-containing protein 1b — protein MAEVGVQTGRRRRHEGIVIGDDWPGYSLDLFSYPAHYSGDLDCVIVPHGVIMDRTERLARNIMDDLGDHHIVVLCVLKGGYQFCADLVDQIKALSCTSEHTILMRVHFIRLKSYLNDQSTEDLHILGAEDLSFLTGKNVLIVEGIVGTGKTMETLLKHVEAFRPKMIKVAGLLVKRVQNRSARVPDYVGFEIPNRFVVGYALDYNEYFRDLNHICVISDSGKKKYKI, from the exons ATGGCAGAGGTTGGCGTTCAGAccggaagaagaagaagacacgAGGGCATTGTG ATCGGCGACGACTGGCCAGGTTACAGCTTGGACCTCTTCAGCTATCCGGCTCATTACTCCGGAGACCTGGACTGCGTCATCGTGCCTCATGGCGTCATCATGGACAG GACAGAGCGCCTTGCCCGAAACATCATGGACGACCTGGGGGACCACCACATCGTGGTTCTGTGTGTGCTGAAAGGGGGCTACCAGTTCTGTGCCGACCTGGTGGACCAGATCAAGGCCCTCAGCTGCACCTCGGAGCACACCATCCTCATGAGGGTCCACTTCATCCGGCTCAAGAGCTACCTG AACGACCAGTCGACGGAAGATCTACACATCCTCGGAGCGgaggatttgtcttttttaactgGGAAG AACGTACTCATCGTGGAG GGCATCGTGGGCACCGGAAAGACAATGGAGACTCTGCTGAAGCACGTTGAGGCCTTCAGACCCAAAATGATCAAAGTGGCGGG ACTGCTGGTGAAGAGAGTACAGAATAGGTCAGCTCGTGTCCCCGACT ATGTCGGCTTTGAGATACCCAATCGTTTTGTGGTTGGATACGCTTTGGACTACAATGAGTATTTCAGAGACCTTAAT catATATGTGTGATCAGCGACAGTGGgaagaagaaatataaaatttaa